In Bacteroidia bacterium, a genomic segment contains:
- a CDS encoding polysaccharide biosynthesis C-terminal domain-containing protein has translation MGVLKKLAGQTAIYGISSVLGRVLNLALTPLYTNIFADAQYGVVTYLYSWIALINVMLIFGMETTFFRYAQENEDYKSVYNQAFLWVLFISAGFFLLTGVFFRGIAGLAGYEDQSLLVLLTLAIIFLDTVAAMPQARLRYEEKVAWFATINLSNIVLSITLNMIFILVLEKGILFIFIANLITSSIKLAMSLWKNLPTTFRPDKEQMKEMVKYGYYIMIAGLAGMMTQTADRILIPALWVDGTLFNGVARTGEQLNGLYGANYKVAMLIALATQAFRYAVEPFFFKEAGKKDSPETFARVFHYFALASLTGFLILASFAKEIVSFNLFGLLHFTFVGKDYWEALGVVPILLLAYVFNGAYMNLSIWFKITKQVRYAIFFTGTGAAITLIINYLTIPVYGYMGSAWATLICFSLMCVLVYVIGQKYYPIPYRMGRISLFTALFIFAYLINRQIGPTDGYLPAFFLKTVVCFSALGIVYVTEKYKPVYWHG, from the coding sequence ATGGGTGTTCTCAAAAAACTTGCTGGTCAGACGGCTATTTATGGAATTAGTTCTGTACTGGGAAGGGTACTGAATCTTGCGCTCACACCACTCTACACCAATATTTTTGCCGACGCCCAATACGGTGTTGTCACCTATTTGTACTCCTGGATTGCCCTGATCAATGTCATGCTGATCTTTGGAATGGAGACAACATTTTTTCGTTATGCGCAGGAAAATGAAGACTACAAATCTGTGTACAACCAGGCTTTTCTCTGGGTACTTTTTATTTCGGCTGGCTTCTTTTTGCTGACCGGGGTGTTTTTCAGGGGAATTGCCGGGCTCGCCGGATATGAAGACCAGTCTCTGCTGGTACTCCTTACGCTCGCCATTATTTTTCTCGACACGGTTGCTGCGATGCCCCAGGCGCGGCTTCGTTATGAAGAAAAAGTAGCGTGGTTTGCCACCATCAATCTTTCCAACATAGTACTTTCGATTACCCTCAATATGATCTTTATTCTGGTCTTGGAAAAGGGTATTCTGTTTATTTTTATTGCCAATCTGATCACTTCCTCCATAAAGTTGGCCATGTCGCTCTGGAAAAACCTGCCGACCACTTTCCGCCCGGATAAAGAACAGATGAAGGAAATGGTAAAGTATGGATATTATATCATGATCGCAGGGCTTGCCGGAATGATGACCCAAACCGCTGACCGTATTCTGATTCCCGCCCTATGGGTGGATGGAACGCTCTTCAACGGTGTCGCCCGCACAGGCGAGCAACTCAATGGATTGTACGGTGCCAATTATAAAGTTGCTATGCTCATTGCGTTGGCTACCCAGGCTTTCCGGTATGCGGTAGAACCGTTTTTTTTCAAGGAAGCCGGAAAAAAAGATTCGCCAGAAACATTCGCCCGGGTGTTTCATTATTTTGCACTCGCCTCACTCACAGGTTTTCTGATTCTGGCTTCTTTTGCCAAGGAGATTGTTTCATTCAACCTGTTTGGTTTGCTTCATTTTACCTTTGTCGGAAAAGACTATTGGGAAGCGTTGGGCGTGGTGCCGATTTTATTGCTGGCCTATGTATTTAATGGCGCATATATGAACCTGTCTATCTGGTTTAAAATTACCAAGCAGGTGCGATATGCAATATTTTTCACGGGGACTGGCGCAGCCATCACGCTGATCATCAATTATCTGACCATTCCGGTTTACGGTTATATGGGCAGCGCCTGGGCAACCTTGATCTGCTTTTCGCTGATGTGTGTTTTGGTGTACGTGATTGGCCAGAAATACTACCCCATTCCTTACCGTATGGGAAGAATCAGCCTTTTTACAGCTTTGTTTATTTTTGCCTATCTGATCAACCGGCAAATCGGCCCTACAGACGGCTATTTACCTGCATTTTTCCTGAAAACGGTGGTATGTTTTTCTGCATTGGGAATCGTATATGTGACAGAAAAATATAAGCCCGTTTACTGGCATGGGTAA
- a CDS encoding DUF4295 domain-containing protein: protein MAKKVVAGYRDKSKVKTFTKVIRPVKNEETGAYTFKEDVIPSDMVQEFLKDSRE from the coding sequence ATGGCTAAGAAAGTTGTCGCCGGTTACCGGGATAAAAGTAAAGTTAAGACTTTCACGAAAGTCATCCGGCCAGTAAAAAACGAAGAAACGGGCGCCTATACATTCAAGGAAGATGTAATTCCGAGTGATATGGTCCAGGAGTTCCTTAAAGACTCAAGAGAATAA
- the rpmG gene encoding 50S ribosomal protein L33 has product MAKKSKANRIQVILECTEQKESGLPGMSRYITTKNRKNTTGRMELKKYNPILKKYTVHKEIK; this is encoded by the coding sequence ATGGCAAAGAAAAGTAAAGCGAACCGAATTCAGGTGATCCTAGAGTGTACAGAACAGAAAGAGTCTGGTCTCCCTGGAATGAGCCGTTATATTACGACCAAAAATCGTAAAAATACCACAGGAAGGATGGAACTGAAGAAGTACAACCCAATCCTGAAGAAATACACTGTTCATAAAGAAATCAAATAA